In a genomic window of Flavobacterium sp. KACC 22761:
- a CDS encoding RagB/SusD family nutrient uptake outer membrane protein, whose translation MKNILKYLALPLLVVGGLVSSCDDLEVPITTQLTPDVFPQNSTQYIQASGAVYAAFRGDFAFSWWWSQSLTTDEAIMPARGGNWFDNRGYACQHYHDWTADNGVGPWDWAEKVIGTSNQTIAILEKTMPKGAEKSTMISELKTMRAISYFMMMDSYGGVPLDTVFGEFSSKERSSRVEVFNFIEKELKNAIPNLNPASGITTYGRPNKQTANAMLAKLYLNAEVYTGTQRYNDCIAAADAVINSGLYTIEPRATYLQMFYPNNGPQMKEFIFAVPFDPAATSVGYNGQMYHARYDVPRSERAKFGLPFTPSAPRSTLPSFYAYFNDANDIRNKQWLTGLQYMNDGVTPVMVTTTKKGYDQFYTGSDGGATYTYQVNLTPDIVLRQNPALFDCGNDEIAWNMGYRNIKFYPDNTSTSRNQNNDVPFLRYSDVILMKAEAILRGGNATLGHTPISLVNMVRSNRSTSAAWTSVTLEDLYKERSREFAWEAWHRNDMIRFGKYEGQWGFKTNSDPTRRIFPIPTYAKVLNPKLDQNPGY comes from the coding sequence ATGAAAAATATACTTAAATATTTAGCACTTCCCCTTCTTGTGGTTGGCGGTTTAGTAAGTTCTTGCGACGATCTCGAGGTGCCAATTACGACACAATTAACGCCAGATGTGTTTCCTCAGAATTCGACGCAATATATTCAGGCATCTGGTGCGGTATATGCTGCTTTCCGTGGCGATTTTGCATTTTCTTGGTGGTGGTCACAATCGCTAACTACAGATGAAGCCATTATGCCTGCACGTGGAGGAAACTGGTTTGATAATAGAGGTTACGCTTGTCAGCATTATCATGATTGGACTGCAGACAATGGAGTTGGTCCTTGGGACTGGGCAGAAAAAGTTATTGGAACAAGCAATCAGACCATTGCTATTCTAGAAAAAACCATGCCTAAAGGTGCAGAAAAATCAACAATGATTTCTGAATTAAAAACAATGCGTGCTATCAGCTATTTTATGATGATGGATTCTTATGGTGGTGTGCCATTAGATACCGTATTTGGAGAATTTAGCTCTAAAGAAAGATCTAGTAGAGTTGAAGTTTTTAACTTTATTGAAAAAGAATTAAAAAATGCTATTCCTAATTTAAATCCTGCATCTGGAATAACAACATATGGTCGACCAAACAAACAAACAGCAAATGCAATGCTTGCTAAATTGTATTTGAATGCAGAGGTTTATACAGGAACGCAACGTTACAACGATTGTATTGCGGCGGCTGATGCGGTAATTAATTCTGGTTTGTATACTATTGAACCTAGAGCAACTTATCTTCAGATGTTTTATCCAAATAATGGACCGCAAATGAAAGAGTTTATTTTTGCTGTACCTTTTGATCCCGCAGCTACATCAGTAGGTTATAATGGACAAATGTATCATGCACGTTATGATGTACCACGTTCTGAAAGAGCTAAATTTGGTCTTCCATTTACACCTAGCGCACCTAGAAGTACTCTGCCTTCATTTTATGCTTATTTTAATGATGCTAATGACATTCGTAACAAACAATGGTTAACTGGTTTGCAATACATGAATGACGGTGTTACTCCAGTAATGGTTACTACTACAAAGAAAGGGTATGACCAATTCTATACAGGATCAGATGGTGGTGCAACATATACCTATCAGGTGAATTTAACTCCTGATATCGTACTGCGTCAGAATCCGGCATTATTTGATTGCGGGAATGATGAAATTGCATGGAATATGGGGTACAGAAATATAAAATTTTATCCTGACAATACTTCGACAAGCCGTAATCAAAATAACGATGTTCCATTTTTACGTTATTCAGATGTGATCTTGATGAAAGCGGAGGCTATTCTTCGTGGAGGAAATGCTACTCTAGGTCATACACCTATTTCGCTAGTAAACATGGTTCGTTCTAATCGTTCAACATCTGCAGCATGGACTTCTGTAACATTAGAGGATTTGTATAAAGAGAGAAGCCGAGAATTTGCTTGGGAAGCATGGCATAGAAATGACATGATTCGTTTTGGCAAATATGAAGGACAATGGGGCTTTAAAACAAACTCGGATCCTACACGTCGTATATTTCCAATTCCTACTTACGCTAAGGTTTTAAATCCTAAGCTAGATCAGAATCCTGGCTATTAA
- a CDS encoding TonB-dependent receptor, translated as MEKLKLLLLVFFASFSFNCWAQKAEVSGVVLDDKGMPLPAANVIESGTKNSAMTDFDGRFKLTVSNKNTTLLVSFVGFVDQSVKLNGSQNITIRLASTTTNLEQVVVVGYGKGSRKNLTTAVSSVKADDLNNGVIADVGQLLQGKVSGLNVSSSGDPTKTASVVLRGASTLNSSQGPFYVVDGVPGVDISIIAPDDIVTIDVLKDAAATAIYGNRAANGVIMVTTKRGSKDRSQISYSNYFGFEKVSNQLDMMNATQLRDFLTKNKLSFTPENDKGADTDWQKAILRPGYTPSTTQNLSMSGGGEHGNYFASVSYINKEGVLQGNEFSRLIAHLAIEQNAFDDHVKFGLNVTNSNSKYNNVPQRNVVLQQSINHLPVSPITNPNGTYFENFIQTGYFNPVAMMNHADDDTKTNNLVASLTSEVKLPWGFTYNLNLSYQQLNSLHGEYYDSYYQQYNSSNFYNNPDPPQTKTLVNFGVNGSALRNSYQTSNTIIESFLNWDKTFGNHKLKAVLGYSWQEDVLGDGFQASNTNFPVDNVSYNNLALGNYSSVSGYRVDFGDSKAYQKKRLISYFGRLNYNYKDKYLLQGSIRRDGGSVFGTNNQWGYFPSVGGAWRIDKESFMANQEIFTDLKLRASWGQTGNSSGFNAYTAQFISGSLGTFYYNGQQVGAYGPNQAANPDLNWEKTATTNIGLDFTVLKGKLSGSVEVYDKKTTDMIYNYSVNPVLVPVGTIVANGGNMSNKGVEVTLNANVAKTKNFSYATSLNFSHNKNEITKLTNPYFIGGDSIRRVQPDGGGQTGSTLQILKEGKPLGQFFTLQYAGKNAAGISQYVAKDGSLTTNPQIGVDYHYAGSAQPKFMMGWNNNFTYKKFDLNIFFRGVFGNKIFNATRADLFRPSTAMSNNILVDAADESPNDINAYKYSTRFIEDGSYIRLDNMTLGYDFGKVGRYIKKIRIYETVNNLFVITKYSGIDPEVEQGGTAPGVDSNNFYPKTTTFLFGMNVIF; from the coding sequence ATGGAAAAACTAAAACTATTATTATTAGTCTTTTTTGCCAGCTTCTCCTTTAATTGCTGGGCGCAAAAAGCAGAAGTGTCCGGTGTAGTTTTGGACGACAAAGGCATGCCGTTACCAGCAGCCAATGTAATTGAAAGTGGGACTAAAAATAGTGCCATGACAGATTTTGATGGAAGATTCAAGCTTACTGTTTCAAATAAAAACACAACGCTATTAGTTTCTTTTGTTGGGTTTGTAGATCAAAGTGTCAAACTTAACGGATCACAAAATATCACAATTAGATTAGCTTCAACTACTACAAACTTAGAGCAAGTTGTTGTTGTTGGATACGGAAAAGGATCACGAAAAAATTTAACAACTGCAGTTTCATCTGTAAAAGCTGATGATTTAAACAATGGTGTAATTGCCGATGTTGGTCAGTTATTGCAAGGTAAAGTTTCTGGTTTGAATGTTTCAAGCAGTGGCGATCCAACAAAAACTGCTTCAGTAGTTTTGCGTGGAGCTTCGACTTTGAACAGTTCCCAAGGACCTTTTTATGTAGTTGATGGAGTTCCTGGTGTTGATATTTCGATTATTGCTCCCGATGATATCGTTACAATCGATGTATTGAAAGATGCGGCTGCAACTGCTATTTACGGTAACCGCGCCGCAAATGGAGTTATCATGGTAACAACAAAAAGAGGAAGCAAAGACAGGTCTCAAATTAGCTACAGTAACTATTTTGGTTTTGAAAAAGTATCAAATCAATTGGATATGATGAATGCTACTCAGTTGAGAGATTTCTTAACCAAAAATAAATTAAGTTTTACTCCTGAAAATGATAAAGGAGCAGATACTGACTGGCAAAAGGCAATTCTTAGACCAGGTTATACTCCGTCAACAACTCAAAATCTTTCGATGAGCGGAGGTGGCGAGCATGGTAACTACTTCGCGAGCGTAAGTTATATCAATAAAGAAGGAGTATTGCAAGGAAATGAATTTTCACGTTTAATTGCGCACTTAGCAATTGAACAAAATGCATTTGACGATCATGTTAAATTTGGTTTGAATGTTACTAATTCAAACAGCAAATATAATAATGTGCCACAGCGTAACGTGGTATTGCAGCAATCGATAAATCACCTGCCGGTTTCGCCTATAACGAATCCAAACGGAACTTATTTTGAAAATTTCATCCAGACTGGTTATTTCAACCCGGTTGCAATGATGAATCACGCAGATGATGATACAAAAACAAATAACCTTGTTGCGAGTTTAACTTCTGAAGTAAAACTTCCTTGGGGATTTACATATAACTTGAATTTGTCTTACCAGCAATTAAACTCACTTCACGGTGAATATTATGACAGTTATTATCAACAGTATAATAGTTCAAATTTCTACAATAACCCAGATCCACCACAAACAAAAACTTTAGTGAATTTTGGTGTAAACGGATCAGCTTTGAGAAATTCATACCAAACCAGCAATACCATTATTGAAAGTTTCTTGAATTGGGATAAAACTTTTGGCAATCACAAGCTTAAAGCAGTGTTAGGCTATTCATGGCAAGAAGATGTTTTAGGAGATGGATTCCAGGCATCAAATACTAATTTCCCGGTTGACAATGTGAGTTACAACAATCTTGCTTTAGGAAATTATAGCTCGGTTTCAGGCTACAGAGTTGACTTCGGAGATAGCAAAGCTTATCAGAAAAAACGCTTGATTTCTTATTTTGGACGTTTGAATTACAACTACAAAGACAAATACCTTTTGCAAGGATCAATCAGAAGAGACGGTGGATCAGTATTTGGAACAAACAACCAATGGGGATATTTCCCATCAGTAGGTGGAGCTTGGAGAATTGACAAAGAAAGCTTTATGGCTAACCAAGAAATTTTCACAGATTTAAAACTTCGTGCAAGCTGGGGGCAAACAGGAAACTCTTCTGGATTTAATGCCTATACAGCACAATTTATCTCAGGAAGTCTAGGTACGTTTTATTATAATGGACAGCAAGTTGGTGCCTACGGACCAAATCAGGCTGCTAATCCAGATTTGAATTGGGAAAAAACTGCTACAACAAATATTGGACTTGATTTTACAGTATTGAAAGGAAAATTATCGGGTTCTGTAGAGGTTTACGACAAAAAAACAACAGATATGATTTACAATTATTCTGTAAATCCAGTGCTTGTACCAGTGGGAACAATCGTTGCAAATGGAGGAAATATGTCAAACAAAGGTGTCGAGGTGACTTTGAATGCAAATGTGGCTAAAACTAAAAACTTCAGTTATGCAACAAGTTTGAATTTTTCACACAATAAAAATGAGATCACTAAATTAACAAATCCTTATTTTATTGGAGGTGACTCAATTAGAAGAGTACAGCCAGATGGAGGAGGACAAACAGGAAGTACTTTGCAGATTTTGAAAGAAGGAAAACCTCTAGGGCAATTTTTTACGCTTCAATACGCAGGAAAAAATGCGGCAGGTATCTCTCAATATGTTGCTAAAGATGGTAGCTTGACAACTAATCCTCAAATTGGTGTAGATTACCATTATGCGGGAAGTGCACAGCCTAAATTTATGATGGGATGGAATAATAATTTTACATACAAAAAATTTGATTTGAACATTTTCTTCCGTGGTGTATTTGGTAATAAAATTTTCAATGCAACTCGTGCAGATTTATTTAGGCCGAGTACAGCAATGTCTAATAACATACTTGTAGATGCTGCAGATGAATCGCCAAATGATATTAATGCCTATAAGTATTCAACTCGTTTTATAGAAGATGGAAGCTACATCAGATTGGATAATATGACTCTAGGTTATGATTTTGGCAAAGTTGGAAGATACATCAAAAAAATCCGCATTTATGAAACCGTAAATAACCTATTTGTGATCACAAAATACAGCGGAATTGATCCTGAAGTGGAACAAGGAGGAACAGCTCCTGGTGTAGATTCAAATAACTTTTACCCAAAAACCACAACATTTTTGTTTGGTATGAACGTGATATTTTAA
- a CDS encoding alpha-N-acetylglucosaminidase: MKNGFLKIQCNMHLTKTIVSWVVLFFLVQNAYCQSTQKTQSSLAVIERLIGKRSNEFVLEIANKKEQDESDWFEVETTATNVKITGTSNTAICYAAYNFLRDIGAVLISWEGNRINLPKTWPKYSKKQATSFKYREYMNACTFGYTTPWWDWNRWEQEIDWMAFHGINLPTAMEGQEAAWQLLWKEYGLTDRELQEHFAGPAFLPWQRMGNINSLDGPLLQEWITKKEDVQKKILQQMRELGMHPVVPAFSGYVPKAFAEKHPNSKITELKSWSGGGFESTYLLDSKDPLFKELGKRFIEIYTKLYGQSDFYLADSFNEITPPVSKEHKYDELADYGKVIFETINEASPRATWVMQGWLFGDNKEFWTKEATKAFLSKVPNDRLMIQDYANDRYKVWENQEAFYGKQWTYGYVHNYGGSNPVYGDLNFYRNELTSLLKNPNKGNIVGYGAMPEGLNNNSLVYEYIYDLPWEQGKETVSDWLQKYLKARYGKNISDPVAKAWQLLIESVYSTKYWETRWWKEKAGAYLFFKGPTQEITEFKGNPGDKEKLKQALDILKSEAKNYSKENLFNYDVIEVSRHYYSLILDDLLMECVKAYKQKDIKKGDELFKKIEKQALEIDASIAGEPLNNLNHWLKSAWNYGSSESESKLYLKNAKTLITIWGGEGHLNDYASRAWKGMYKEYYWPRWKMFLQAQKEAAIKNKPFDELKVRESIKKWEIKWCESSEMF; the protein is encoded by the coding sequence ATGAAAAATGGATTTCTCAAAATTCAGTGCAACATGCATTTGACAAAAACTATTGTTTCTTGGGTTGTATTATTTTTTTTGGTGCAAAATGCATATTGCCAAAGTACCCAAAAAACTCAAAGTTCGTTGGCTGTAATTGAAAGGTTGATTGGTAAACGTTCCAATGAGTTTGTTTTGGAAATTGCCAATAAAAAAGAACAAGATGAATCAGATTGGTTTGAAGTGGAAACAACGGCAACGAATGTAAAAATTACCGGTACTTCAAATACAGCAATTTGTTATGCAGCTTATAATTTTTTAAGAGATATTGGAGCTGTTTTGATAAGTTGGGAGGGAAATAGAATCAATTTGCCAAAAACATGGCCGAAATATTCAAAAAAGCAAGCAACTTCTTTTAAATACAGGGAATATATGAATGCCTGCACTTTTGGTTACACCACTCCTTGGTGGGACTGGAATCGCTGGGAGCAAGAAATTGATTGGATGGCTTTTCATGGGATCAATTTGCCAACTGCAATGGAAGGACAGGAAGCCGCTTGGCAATTATTGTGGAAAGAATATGGACTAACTGATCGTGAGTTGCAGGAGCATTTTGCTGGACCAGCTTTTTTGCCTTGGCAAAGAATGGGGAATATTAATAGTCTTGATGGCCCACTGCTACAAGAATGGATTACTAAAAAAGAAGACGTTCAAAAGAAAATACTGCAGCAAATGAGAGAATTAGGAATGCATCCCGTTGTTCCTGCTTTTAGCGGTTATGTACCTAAAGCATTTGCCGAGAAACATCCAAATTCGAAAATAACGGAATTAAAATCATGGTCTGGAGGAGGCTTTGAAAGTACTTATTTATTGGATTCAAAAGACCCATTATTTAAAGAGCTTGGCAAGCGTTTCATTGAAATTTATACAAAACTATACGGACAATCGGATTTTTATTTAGCAGATTCATTTAATGAGATTACGCCACCAGTTTCAAAAGAGCACAAATATGATGAATTGGCTGATTATGGAAAAGTCATTTTTGAAACCATTAATGAAGCTTCTCCACGTGCAACTTGGGTTATGCAAGGTTGGCTTTTTGGAGATAATAAAGAGTTTTGGACAAAAGAAGCAACTAAAGCTTTTTTAAGTAAAGTGCCTAATGATCGATTAATGATTCAGGATTATGCAAATGACAGATATAAGGTATGGGAAAATCAAGAAGCTTTTTATGGAAAACAATGGACTTATGGTTATGTGCATAATTATGGAGGATCTAATCCAGTTTACGGAGATTTGAATTTCTATAGAAATGAGTTGACGAGTTTATTGAAGAATCCAAATAAAGGAAACATTGTTGGCTACGGAGCAATGCCGGAAGGATTAAATAATAATTCATTAGTCTATGAATACATTTATGATCTTCCGTGGGAACAAGGAAAAGAAACAGTAAGTGATTGGTTGCAGAAATATTTGAAAGCTAGATATGGAAAGAATATTTCGGATCCAGTTGCTAAGGCTTGGCAACTTTTGATAGAATCGGTTTATAGTACGAAATATTGGGAAACGCGTTGGTGGAAGGAAAAAGCAGGAGCGTATTTGTTTTTTAAAGGACCAACTCAAGAAATAACAGAGTTTAAAGGAAATCCGGGAGATAAAGAAAAATTGAAACAAGCTTTGGATATTTTGAAAAGCGAAGCCAAAAACTATAGCAAGGAAAATCTTTTTAATTATGATGTAATAGAAGTTTCCAGACATTATTATTCGCTTATTTTGGATGACTTGTTGATGGAATGTGTGAAGGCGTATAAACAAAAAGACATAAAAAAAGGCGATGAGCTGTTTAAAAAAATCGAAAAACAAGCTTTAGAAATCGATGCTAGTATAGCAGGTGAACCTTTAAACAATTTAAACCATTGGTTAAAATCGGCTTGGAATTATGGAAGCTCTGAATCTGAATCAAAATTATATTTAAAAAATGCTAAAACCTTAATCACAATTTGGGGCGGAGAAGGACATTTGAATGATTATGCCTCTCGAGCTTGGAAAGGAATGTACAAAGAATATTACTGGCCGAGATGGAAAATGTTTTTGCAAGCGCAAAAAGAAGCAGCAATAAAAAATAAACCATTTGATGAATTGAAAGTGAGAGAATCAATAAAAAAATGGGAAATAAAATGGTGTGAAAGCAGTGAAATGTTTTAG
- a CDS encoding GH92 family glycosyl hydrolase yields the protein MELNKIYKIGRIGVSFCLLFLASCQSEKTVYLQKNQLVDKVYPLLDTENSRWFYFSSASRPFGMVNLSPDTEIKGDWGCGYKFNTDTIKGFSHVHEWQLSGISVMPVVIAKDNTKKIFTDFYSKFSHKTEKITPGYHSVVLDRYQITAELTSTKRVGFHRYTFPVNAQKAILFNLNTVLGPCENTDGILEKNNDNELSGSLILSTNFRRPKPLKVFFKIKINAPIASVTKDTGTGNYLINLGNVDKKVLMKVGVSYTSVQNASINIDEELPHWDFDKVVESSREEWNNLLSRIKIEGGSETDQRRFYTDLWHALQGRKMINDANGAYPDNTGEKFRIGQLPLNQNGKPKYNQFNSDSFWGAQWTINTLWGLAYPEIMEDFVHSLMQYYKDGGMIPRGPSGGNDTYVMTGASTTPFIVTAIQKGIVKEDLESIYIGLKKNHMLNGIMGKAGYEHKTNIGGGLKYYLEKGFVPYPLPEGNFGSHQDGASLTLEYAYEDWTLAQLAKKLSHYEDYKYFLARSQNYQNVFDKSVGWMRPKDVDGKWLPNFDPYKYETGFIEANGAQATWFVPHDIDGLVKLMGGQEKAVEKLNAQFQTAKKLKFTSGTSHDAELHPEFSRIPINFGNQPSIQTPFIFNLIGRPDLTQYWTREVIKETFSGLSPKTGYNGDEDQGLMGSLNVLLKIGLFQMNGGTDENPQYQIGSPIFNKISIQLNPDYYKGKEFVIKALNNNPENIYINTIQFNNKTVENFAISHSDITGGGELILEMGDKSSKK from the coding sequence ATGGAATTAAATAAAATATATAAAATAGGACGCATAGGAGTAAGTTTTTGTCTTCTGTTTTTAGCGTCATGCCAAAGTGAGAAAACAGTTTATCTCCAAAAAAATCAATTGGTAGATAAAGTGTATCCTTTGCTTGATACCGAAAATTCAAGATGGTTTTACTTTTCATCTGCTAGCCGTCCTTTCGGTATGGTGAATTTAAGTCCTGATACAGAAATTAAAGGAGATTGGGGATGTGGGTATAAATTCAATACAGATACCATAAAGGGATTTAGTCATGTTCACGAATGGCAACTTTCTGGGATTTCAGTAATGCCTGTGGTGATTGCTAAAGATAATACAAAAAAGATTTTCACAGATTTCTACTCGAAATTCAGTCATAAAACAGAAAAAATTACGCCTGGATATCATTCGGTAGTTTTAGACCGTTATCAAATAACTGCCGAATTAACAAGCACAAAAAGAGTAGGCTTTCATCGGTATACTTTTCCAGTGAATGCTCAAAAAGCAATTCTTTTTAATCTAAATACAGTTTTAGGTCCTTGTGAAAATACGGACGGAATATTGGAAAAAAACAATGACAATGAGCTTTCGGGATCATTGATTCTAAGTACAAATTTTAGAAGACCAAAACCGTTAAAAGTCTTCTTTAAAATAAAAATCAACGCGCCAATTGCTTCTGTCACAAAAGACACAGGAACGGGTAACTACCTAATTAATTTAGGGAATGTTGACAAAAAGGTATTAATGAAAGTAGGAGTTTCCTATACTTCAGTACAAAATGCGTCAATTAATATTGATGAAGAATTGCCTCATTGGGATTTTGACAAAGTTGTTGAATCATCAAGAGAAGAATGGAATAATTTGCTGAGCAGAATTAAAATAGAGGGAGGTTCAGAAACGGACCAAAGAAGATTTTACACCGATCTTTGGCATGCGCTGCAAGGCAGAAAAATGATTAATGATGCAAATGGTGCTTATCCTGACAATACGGGAGAAAAATTTAGAATTGGACAATTACCGTTAAATCAAAACGGAAAGCCAAAATACAATCAATTTAATTCTGATTCGTTTTGGGGTGCACAATGGACAATTAACACACTTTGGGGACTTGCATATCCTGAAATTATGGAAGATTTTGTACACTCTTTAATGCAATATTATAAAGATGGAGGAATGATTCCGCGTGGTCCTTCGGGCGGTAATGACACCTATGTGATGACGGGAGCTTCCACAACACCTTTTATTGTTACGGCTATTCAAAAAGGTATTGTAAAGGAAGATTTGGAATCCATTTATATTGGTTTGAAGAAAAACCACATGTTAAATGGTATTATGGGAAAAGCAGGTTACGAGCATAAAACCAATATTGGTGGCGGACTGAAATATTATTTAGAAAAAGGTTTTGTGCCTTATCCGTTGCCAGAAGGTAATTTTGGAAGCCATCAGGATGGTGCAAGCTTAACATTAGAATACGCTTATGAGGATTGGACTTTGGCACAATTAGCAAAGAAGCTAAGCCATTATGAAGATTATAAATATTTCTTGGCGAGATCTCAAAATTATCAAAATGTATTTGATAAATCAGTTGGATGGATGCGCCCTAAAGATGTTGATGGAAAATGGCTTCCTAATTTTGACCCGTATAAATATGAAACAGGTTTTATAGAAGCCAATGGTGCTCAGGCAACATGGTTTGTCCCACATGATATTGACGGTTTGGTTAAGTTGATGGGAGGGCAAGAAAAGGCCGTAGAAAAATTAAATGCTCAATTTCAAACAGCAAAAAAATTAAAATTTACATCAGGGACTTCACACGATGCAGAATTGCATCCTGAGTTTAGCCGAATTCCGATAAATTTTGGAAATCAACCTTCGATTCAGACGCCCTTTATTTTTAATTTAATTGGGAGACCGGATTTAACACAATATTGGACACGCGAAGTGATAAAAGAAACCTTCAGCGGATTATCGCCAAAAACAGGATACAACGGCGATGAAGATCAAGGGTTAATGGGGAGCTTAAACGTTTTGTTGAAAATTGGTTTGTTTCAGATGAATGGGGGAACTGATGAAAATCCACAATATCAAATAGGAAGTCCTATCTTTAATAAAATTTCGATTCAATTAAATCCAGATTATTACAAAGGCAAAGAGTTCGTGATTAAAGCTTTGAATAATAACCCTGAAAATATTTACATCAATACAATACAATTCAATAATAAAACGGTTGAGAATTTTGCAATTTCCCACAGTGATATTACAGGCGGAGGCGAATTGATTTTAGAAATGGGAGATAAATCTTCTAAAAAATAG
- a CDS encoding alpha-L-fucosidase: MNRRNALKLGMSAVAGLYLSPLLGQSDLFAAPVFKSGFEPNWDSLSKYQVPDWFRDAKFGIWAHWGPQCEPEAGDWYGRGMYEEGSRQYKIHVEKYGHPSKFGFKDVINVWKADKWNPDELVSLYKKAGARYFLAMANHHDNLDLYDSKFQPNWNSTKMGPNKDIIAGWESAARKHGLPFAVSVHAAHAWNWFDTSQGADKSGPLAGIPYDGNLTKADGTGKWWEGLNPQELYAQNHPLSEATSGNKSINSQWDWGDGASIPTSDYIEKFHDRTIDLIDKYNPDLVYFDDTALPFWPISDAGLRIAAHLYNKSLKKNKTVQTVVTGKILNEQQRKSMVWDIEKGQSNAIEPLPWQTDTCIGHWHYDREVYNNKRYKSAKTVIHTLIDVVSKNGNLMLNIPVRGDGSIDELERAIVEEIGLWMKVNGESIYGTRPWKIFGEGPQQESASALSAQGFNEGKGKPYTSEDIRFAKKGKQLFATVMTWPESNSVLIKSLGKQAGYYTKSIKQVKLISTGQNLQFIQKDNGLEVLFPNQKPELVYGNVLEINS; encoded by the coding sequence ATGAATAGAAGAAATGCCTTAAAATTAGGAATGTCAGCAGTTGCAGGCCTTTATTTATCGCCTTTACTTGGACAGTCTGATTTATTTGCTGCACCTGTGTTTAAAAGTGGTTTTGAGCCCAATTGGGATTCTTTGAGTAAATATCAAGTTCCAGATTGGTTTCGTGATGCTAAATTTGGGATATGGGCACATTGGGGACCACAATGCGAGCCTGAAGCGGGAGATTGGTACGGAAGAGGAATGTATGAAGAAGGCTCAAGACAGTATAAAATTCATGTTGAAAAATACGGACATCCCTCAAAATTTGGTTTTAAGGATGTAATCAATGTTTGGAAAGCTGATAAATGGAATCCAGATGAGTTGGTGAGCTTATATAAAAAAGCAGGTGCCCGATATTTTTTGGCAATGGCAAATCATCATGATAATTTAGATTTATACGACAGCAAATTTCAACCCAATTGGAATTCTACTAAAATGGGGCCCAATAAAGATATCATTGCAGGATGGGAAAGTGCAGCTCGAAAACATGGTTTGCCTTTTGCTGTAAGTGTTCACGCGGCGCATGCTTGGAACTGGTTTGATACCTCTCAAGGAGCTGATAAAAGCGGGCCTTTAGCTGGAATTCCTTACGATGGAAATTTGACTAAAGCAGACGGAACAGGAAAATGGTGGGAAGGATTAAATCCGCAAGAACTTTACGCTCAAAATCATCCATTAAGCGAAGCGACCTCAGGTAATAAATCAATCAACAGTCAGTGGGATTGGGGTGATGGAGCTTCAATTCCAACATCAGATTATATCGAAAAATTCCATGATAGAACCATCGATTTAATCGATAAATACAATCCAGATTTAGTTTATTTTGATGATACAGCATTGCCATTTTGGCCAATTAGTGATGCGGGATTACGTATAGCAGCACACTTGTACAATAAGAGCCTTAAGAAAAACAAAACAGTACAAACTGTTGTTACGGGTAAAATACTAAACGAGCAACAGCGGAAATCAATGGTTTGGGATATTGAGAAAGGGCAAAGCAATGCAATTGAACCTTTGCCATGGCAGACTGATACCTGTATAGGACACTGGCATTATGACAGAGAAGTGTATAATAATAAAAGATATAAGTCAGCAAAAACGGTTATTCACACACTTATTGATGTAGTGAGCAAAAATGGGAATTTGATGTTGAACATTCCAGTTCGAGGTGATGGAAGTATAGATGAATTAGAACGTGCCATTGTAGAAGAAATTGGTTTGTGGATGAAAGTGAATGGAGAAAGTATTTATGGTACACGCCCATGGAAAATTTTTGGCGAAGGCCCCCAACAAGAAAGTGCTAGTGCTTTAAGTGCACAAGGATTCAATGAAGGGAAAGGCAAGCCGTATACATCCGAAGATATACGTTTTGCTAAAAAAGGGAAACAACTTTTTGCAACAGTAATGACTTGGCCCGAATCTAATTCGGTTTTAATTAAAAGTTTAGGAAAACAGGCTGGTTATTATACAAAAAGCATAAAACAAGTCAAGTTGATAAGTACAGGACAAAATCTTCAATTTATACAAAAAGATAATGGGTTAGAAGTTCTTTTTCCCAATCAAAAGCCGGAACTTGTTTATGGTAATGTTTTGGAAATTAACTCATAA